From Vanrija pseudolonga chromosome 1, complete sequence, a single genomic window includes:
- the lrs1 gene encoding Putative leucine--tRNA ligase, cytoplasmic, whose translation MSAPAKNEAPAPVVTMEKTDKRDYLITLEKSAQEAWAKDKIFETEPAPLPEGVSSYADFFAKGLSMEEVQEKHPKWFGTFPYAYMNGSLHLGHAFTISKIEFASGFERMRGKRVLFPVGYHATGMPIKASADKLIREMEMFGEDFANFKEPTEEPEPTPAPAAGKAAASTDPAKAKKGKLNAKSTGLSYQFQIMELIGVPREEIKQFAEPHHWLEYFPPIAKEDLSALGARVDWRRQFLTTPANLYYDSFVRWQMNKLHDQGRIKYGKRYTIYSPKDGQPCMDHDRQSGEAVNPQEYTAVKSKLLEWGPNAPKDIQQAVGGKTVYLVAATLRPETMYGQTNMFVGTNLDYGLYEANDSELWLVTDRAARNMAFQGIFDKPEGEYKKVASLKGDEVVGSKVEPAFGIVKEVYVLPMDGVLATKGTGVVTSVPSDSPDDYRTLMDLRKKAEHYKIQPEWAAVDPIPVLSTPKYGEMSAPTLVTELKIQSQKDTKQLAEAKELAYKEGFYNGVMTIGDFKGLTVQEAKPKVRDQMIAANVAVAYAEPESEVISRSADVCVVALVNQWYLDYGEAEWKVKAERLLERMNTFVGETRNNFNAVLDWLNQWACARSYGLGSKLPWDPQFLVESLSDSTIYMSYYTVANLLHEDRWGKVGPLGITPEDMTDAMWEYVLADGEYPADSKVSQEKAAHLKYSFQYFYPLDLRSSGKDLIPNHLTFWIYNHAAIFPEKHWPRAVRANGHLMLNGKKMSKSTGNFLTMKEATERFGSDAVRLTLADAGDDITDANFEETVANAAILRLHTASLWAKEMKETASQLRTGEFNEFDRQFQTEIDALVEKAYAAYEKMEFKDALKLGLYDFENARNWYRLISEPHNGGKGMHRDLVFSWIKNNALLLTPITPHFSEDIWRNILGESGSVQNAPFPKPSAPVDHVVLEELEYIRAVVDNLRAAEAQLSRRKGKGKGPAVVFDPSKPKAARIYVATEFPEWQNQCVEVVQTAWDESTQSLDEAKMRQALADAGLSKDKKAMPFVQVFKKKVQTQGKRAFGRSLPFSEIDALKSLVPYIKVALKYTDVDVVSVADAKAHIAANGESDGWALDKTEASEPGTPAVQFWNVEA comes from the exons ATGTCTGCCCCCGCCAAGAACgaggcgcccgcgccggtcGTCACCATGGAGAAG ACCGACAAGCGTGACTACCTCATTACCCTCGAGAAGAGCGCGCAGGAGGCCTGGGCCAAAGACAAGATCTTTGAGACCGAGCCCGCACCCCTCCCCGAGGGTGTCTCGTCGTACGCCGACTTCTTCGCCAAGGGCCTCTCCATGGAGGAGGTCCAGGAGAAGCACCCCAAGTGGTTCGGCACCTTCCCGTACGCGTACATGAACGGCTCGCTCCACCTTGGTCACGCTTTCACCATCTCGAAGATTGAGTTCGCTTCGGGCTTTGAGCGCATGCGCGGAAAGCGCGTCCTTTTCCCCGTTGGCTACCATGCCACTGGTATGCCCATCAAG GCCTCTGCCGACAAGCTCATCCGTGAGATGGAGATGTTTGGAGAGGACTTTGCCAACTTCAAGGAGCCTACCGAGGAGCCGGAGCCTACCCCCGCACCCGCGGCCGGCAAGGCGGCTGCCTCCACCGACCCCGCAAAGGCGAAGAAAGGCAAGCTCAACGCCAAGTCGACTGGCCTGAGCTACCAGTTCCAGATCATGGAGCTCATTGGTGTCCCCCGTGAGGAGATCAAGCAGTTCGCCGAGCCCCACCACTGGCTCGAGTACTTCCCTCCTATCGCCAAGGAGGACCTCTCGGCTCTCGGTGCCCGTGTCGACTGGCGCAGGCAGTTCCTCACCACCCCTGCCAACCTCTACTACGACTCGTTTGTCCGCTGGCAGATGAACAAGCTCCACGACCAGGGCCGCATCAAGTATGGCAAGCGTTACACCATCTACTCGCCCAAGGACGGCCAGCCCTGCATGGACCACGACCGTCAGAGCGGTGAGGCCGTCAACCCTCAGGAGTACACTGCCGTCAAGAGCAAGCTCCTCGAGTGGGGACCCAACGCGCCCAAGGACATCCAGCAGGCTGTCGGCGGCAAGACTGTCtacctcgtcgctgccaccCTCCGTCCCGAGACCATGTACGGCCAGACCAACATGTTCGTCGGCACCAACCTCGACTACGGTCTCTACGAGGCCAACGACTCGGAGCTCTGGCTCGTCACCGACCGTGCTGCTCGCAACATGGCCTTCCAGGGCATCTTTGACAagcccgagggcgagtacAAGAAGGTTGCCTCgctcaagggcgacgaggttgTCGGCTCCAAGGTCGAGCCCGCGTTCGGTATCGTCAAGGAGGTCTACGTCCTCCCCATGGACGGTGTCCTTGCCACCAAGGGTACTGGTGTCGTCACCTCGGTTCCCTCCGACTCGCCTGACGACTACCGCACTCTCATGGACCTCCGCAAGAAGGCTGAGCACTACAAGATCCAGCCCGAGTGGGCCGCCGTTGACCCCATCCCCGTCCTCTCTACTCCCAAGTACGGCGAGATGTCGGCTCCTACCCTCGTCACTGAGCTCAAGATTCAGTCGCAGAAGGACaccaagcagctcgccgaggccaaggagctgGCCTACAAGGAGGGCTTCTACAACGGTGTCATGACCATTGGTGACTTCAAGGGCCTTACGGTCCAGgaggccaagcccaaggtccGCGACCAGATGatcgccgccaacgtcgcTGTTGCctacgccgagcccgagagcGAGGTCATCTCGCGCTCCGCCGACGTGTGTGTTGTCGCCCTTGTCAACCAGTGGTACCTCGACTACGGAGAGGCCGAGTGgaaggtcaaggccgagcgcctccttgagcgcaTGAACACCTTTGTTGGTGAGACCCGCAACAACTTCAACGCCGTTCTCGACTGGCTCAACCAGTGGGCTTGCGCTCGTTCGTACGGTCTTGGCTCCAAGCTCCCCTGGGACCCCCAGTTCCTCGTCGAGTCGCTCTCCGACTCGACCATCTACATGTCGTACTACACTGTCGCCAACCTCCTCCACGAGGACCGTTGGGGCAAGGTCGGCCCCCTCGGCATCACCCCCGAGGACATGACCGACGCCATGTGGGAGTACGTCCTCGCTGACGGCGAGTACCCCGCCGACTCCAAGGTCAGCCAGGAGAAGGCCGCCCACCTCAAGTACTCGTTCCAGTACTTCTACCCTCTCGACCTCCGTTCGTCGGGCAAGGACCTTATCCCCAACCACCTTACCTTCTGGATCTACAACCACGCTGCCATCTTCCCCGAGAAGCACTGGCCTCGTGCTGTCCGTGCCAACGGTCACCTCATGCTCAACGGCAAGAAGATGTCCAAGTCGACCGGCAACTTCCTTACCATGAAGGAGGCTACCGAGCGCTTCGGTTCGGACGCTGTCCGTCTCACCCTTGCTGACGCCGGTGACGACATCACCGACGCCAACTTTGAGGAGACTGTCGCCAACGCTGCCATTCTCCGTCTCCACACTGCCTCGCTCTGGGCCAAGGAGATGAAGGAGACTGCCAGCCAGCTCCGCACTGGCGAGTTCAACGAGTTTGACCGTCAGTTCCAGACCGAGATCGACGCTCTCGTTGAGAAGGCCTACGCCGCGTACGAGAAGATGGAGTTCAAGGACgccctcaagctcggcctctACGACTTTGAGAACGCCCGTAACTGGTACCGTCTCATCTCGGAGCCCCacaacggcggcaagggcatgCACCGCGACCTCGTCTTCTCGTGGATCAAGAACaacgccctcctcctcacccccaTCACCCCCCACTTCTCCGAGGACATTTGGCGCAACATTCTCGGCGAGTCTGGCTCGGTCCAGAACGCTCCCTTCCCCAAGCCTTCCGCCCCTGTCGAccacgtcgtcctcgaggagctcgagtaCATTCGTGCCGTCGTTGACAACctccgtgccgccgaggcccagcTCTCGCGCaggaagggcaagggcaagggtcCTGCTGTCGTCTTTGACCCctccaagcccaaggctgcCCGCATCTACGTTGCCACCGAGTTCCCTGAGTGGCAGAACCAGtgtgtcgaggtcgtccagACTGCATGGGACGAGTCGACCcagtcgctcgacgaggccaagatgcgccaggcgctcgccgacgccggcctgagcaaggacaagaaggccaTGCCTTTCGTCCAGGTCTTCAAGAAGAAGGTCCAGACCCAGGGCAAGCGCGCCTTTGGCCGTTCGCTCCCCTTCTCCGAGATTGACGCCCTCAAGTCGCTCGTCCCGTACATCAAGGTGGCTCTCAAGTACACCGACGTGGATGTTGTGtctgtcgccgacgccaaggcgcacattgccgccaacggcgagTCGGACGGCTGGGCTCTTGACAAGACCGAGGCATCAGAGCCAGGAACACCTGCTGTTCAGTTCTGGAACGTCGAGGCTTGA
- the Crls1 gene encoding Cardiolipin synthase (CMP-forming): MSTTIFLGIPRVSKAKEPLSTEPAKKGTEEVTELHESPYTLPNALTLARIAACPFLGYAIVEGHFELATGILVVGGFTDWLDGFLARRWNQKSVLGSILDPMADKALMTTLVVTLTYKGLLPLPLAVIIFGRDLALSLWAFYLRYQSIPPPRTLKRYFDVSMPSAEVQPTQISKINTALQLLLMGITTISPMVTAFPMDGILQALQWTVAVTTIWSGFSYVGASGYKFLKPPGAKKKL; encoded by the exons ATGTCCACGACTATATTCCTGGGCATTCCCCGGGTATCG AAAGCGAAGGAG CCGTTATCAACAGAGCCCGCAAAGAAGGGGACGGAAGAAGTTACCGAGCTGCACGAGTCGCCATACACCCTCCCCAATGCGTTGACATTGGCGCGTATCGCGGCATGCCCCTTCCTCGGGTACGCGATCGTCGAGGGCCACTTTGAGCTTGCAACTGGTATCCTTGTTGTTGGAGGCTTCACAGATTGG CTTGACGGCTTCCTTGCCCGGCGGTGGAACCAGAAGTCTGTGCTGGGCTCCATCCTCGACCCCATGGCCGACAAGGCGCTCATGACCACGCTGGTCGTGACATTGACCTACAAGGGTCTTCTCCCTC TCCCCCTCGCGGTCATCATCTTCGGGCGCGACCTTGCTCTTTCGTTGTGGGCGTTCTACCTTCGCTACCAGTCGATTCCTCCACCA CGCACTCTAAAACGCTACTTTGACGTCTCAATGCCCTCAGCAGAGGTCCAGCCGACTCAGATCAGCAAG ATCAACACGGCTCTCCAGCTACTCCTCATGGGCATCACAACGATCTCTCCAATGGTCACGGCGTTCCCCATGGACGGCATTCTCCAGGCCTTGCA ATGGACTGTGGCCGTCACCACGATTTGGAGCGGCTTTAGCTACGTTGGAGCGTCAGGATACAAGTTCTTGAAGCCTCCAGGAGCGAAGAAGAAGCTGTAG
- the SPBC582.10c gene encoding putative ATP-dependent helicasec: MSQGSSFRKRFDPYADLVDITASPKFVAPTPRNHRSHHEIVSLVSDSEDDDDETQRSASQRSSRPGPPPAAPLVSSRGANRGGAMPPPATTAAAASRDEFGDHAFGASILKPQRPQAATPRKKANGPPSLVYQPPTASQPQQSTSSFSSFIKPSKGFAQPQSNNMSSPFNNQADGGGYQNGWPSWALKPGAIASLPSSSSIASSPDPEREKEEVEENGENFDLDQAKITAEDFQRHIGDADEQMRDLLAGAVGDGEDEESREPGDDIIEGFADNIKLMPHQVRGVKWMRDREKGRKYGGILADDMGLGKTVQTLARIVEGQRTAAEKKVYKGGTLIIAPLAVMDQWANECKSKTQPGLLKVKTHHGASRTKSGKELEKFDVVITTYDILRAEYNAVQKKKAKPVNSSDSDSDAPKKRKPKPKAAPGSLFDVKWYRVVVDEAQNIKNHKTQTAKAAVELRAKYRWCLTGTPIQNNVEELYSLFKFLRARPLDDWQTFKERISSQVKEGRTGIAMKRLHIILKSIMLRRTKNATIDGKPILNLPARNVNVVECQFDADEQAFYDALEHKTNLTMNRYLRSGTAMSNYTSVLSMLLRLRQACDHPALVTKSLALDKDALDPEPEKPEGVDKDTADLVDMFARTGIITEAKCEICFVVLEDQTKSQCPDCWDITRRSREKSVEPGDLPPSSAKIRKMLELLNEIDERSQQKEKTIIFSQFTSFLDIIEPFLRDAGIPHVRYDGSLRADQREEVLNKIRTSKTVRVILISFKAGSTGLNLTCCNNVILMDLWWNPALEDQAFDRAHRLGQKLDVHIHKLTIAETVENRILQLQDSKRELANAALSGTGVKNMKLSMADILKLFQRSTHDEDD, translated from the exons ATGAGTCAAGGGTCTTCATTCAGAAAGCGGTTCGACCCGTacgccgaccttgtcgacATTACCGCATCGCCAAAGTTTGTCGCACCCACGCCGAGAAACCATCGATCGCACCACGAGATTGTGTCTTTAGTGTCCGACtctgaagacgacgacgatgaaaCACAAAGATCGGCGTCTCAGCGATCGTCGCGACCTGgccctcctcctgctgctccCTTGGTGTCGTCGAGGGGCGCAAACAGAGGAggcgccatgccgccgcccgcgacaacggcggcggctgcttcGCGTGACGAGTTTGGTGACCATGCGTTTGGTGCTAGCATTCTCAAACCACAAAGACCTCAAGCAGCGACACCCAGAAAGAAGGCGAATGGGCCACCTTCCCTCGTATATCAACCACCCACTGCATCCCAGCCCCAACAATCCACTTCATCCTTCAGCAGCTTCATCAAACCTTCAAAAGGCTTCGCTCAACCTCAGAGCAACAACATGTCGTCCCCCTTCAACAACCAGGCTGACGGAGGAGGTTACCAGAACGGCTGGCCGTCATGGGCATTGAAACCGGGAGCCATAGCATCTCTTCCTTCCTCGTCTAGCATCGCCTCGAGTCCAGACCcggagcgcgagaaggaAGAGGTTGAGGAGAATGGCGAGAACTTTGACCTCGACCAGGCCAAGATCACCGCCGAGGACTTCCAGCGTCACATTggggacgccgacgagcagatgcgcgacctgctcgctgGGGCTGTGGGTGatggggaggacgaggagtcTCGCGAGCCAGGTGACGACATCATCGAAGGCTTCGCGGACAACATCAAGCTCATGCCACACCAAGTCCGCGGTGTCAAGTGGATGCGGGACCGTGAGAAGGGAAGAAAGTATGGTGGCATCCTGGCCGAC GACATGGGTCTCGGTAAGACTGTGCagacgctcgctcgcattGTCGAGGGCCAGCGTACtgccgccgagaagaaggtgTACAAGGGAGGAACTCT GATCATTGCACCTCTCGCCGTTATGGACCAGTGGGCGAATGAGTGCAAGAGCAAGACTCAGCCAGGACTACTCAAGGTCAAGACACACCATGGCGCTTCGCGAACAAAGT CTGGCAAGGAGCTTGAGAAGTTTGATGTTGTCATCACCACGTATGACATCCTCCGCGCCGAGTACAATGCCGTtcagaagaagaaggccaagcctGTGAACAGCAGCGATAGCGATAGCGACGCTCCGAAGAAGCggaagcccaagcccaaggctgcGCCGGGCAGTCTCTTCGACGTCAAGTGGTACCGCGTGGTCGTTGACGAGGCGCAAAACATCAAGAACCACAAGACCCAGACGGCCAAGGCCGCAGTTGAACTACGTGCCAAGTACCGGTGGTGTCTCACGGGTACACCCATCCAGAACAATGTTGAAGAGCTCTACTCCCTCTTCAAGTTCCTTCGCGCTCGGCCCCTGGACGACTGGCAGACCTTCAAGGAGCGTATCTCGTCACAGGTGAAGGAAGGCCGCACGGGTATTGCTATGAAGCGACTGCACATCATCTTGAAGTCGATCATGCTTCGACGGACCAAGAACGCGACCATTG ATGGCAAGCCGATTCTCAACCTTCCGGCGCGCAATGTCAATGTTGTTGAGTGCCAGTTTGATGCCGATGAGCAGGCCTTCTACGATGCTCTCGAGCACAAGACCAACTTAACCATGAACCGG TACCTGCGAAGTGGCACCGCCATGTCCAACTACACGTCGGTTCTTAGCATGCTCTTGCGTCTGCGTCAAG CTTGTGACCACCCCGCACTTGTCACCAAGAgccttgccctcgacaaggacgcTCTGGACCCTGAGCCAGAGAAGCCCGAGGGTGTGGACAAGGACACGGCTGACCTCGTGGACATGTTTGCCAGGACTGGCATCATCACTGAGGCCAAGTGCGAGATCTGCTTCGTGGT CCTCGAGGATCAGACCAAGTCACAATGCCCTGATTGTTGGGACATTACTCGCAGGTCCAGGGAGAAGTCTGTCGAACCTGGAGACCTCCCCCCGTCGAGTGCCAAGATTCGCAAgatgctcgagctgctcaacgAAATCGACGAGAGGAGTCAGCAGAAGGAGAAGACGATCATCTTCTCGCAATTCACCAGCTTCCTGGATATCATTGAGCCGTTCCTGCGCGATGCTGGTATCCCCCACGTGCGAT ACGACGGATCGCTCCGAGCCGATCAGCGTGAGGAAGTCCTGAACAAGATTCGCACCTCCAAGACTGTGAGGGTCATCCTCATCTCGTTCAAGGCCGGCAGCACAGGTCTCAACCTGACGTGCTGCAACAATGTCATCTTGATGGATCTGTGGTGGAACCCAGC TCTCGAGGACCAGGCGTTTGACCGTGCCCACCGACTCGGCCAGAAGCTCGATGTGCATATCCACAAGCTGACCATTGCGGAGACTGTCGAGAATC GCATTCTTCAACTGCAAGACtcgaagcgcgagctcgccaacgcTGCGCTGTCGGGCACGGGCGTCAAGAACATGAAGCTGTCCATGGCCGACATTCTCAAGCTGTTCCAGCGTTCCACtcacgacgaggacgactaG